One Pseudorasbora parva isolate DD20220531a chromosome 4, ASM2467924v1, whole genome shotgun sequence genomic region harbors:
- the tacr3l gene encoding tachykinin receptor 3-like isoform X3, translated as MAVPQNGSNVTRNFTNQFVQPPWRVAVWSVAYSSVLAVAVFGNLIVIWIILAHKRMRTVTNYFLLNLAFSDAAMAAFNTLVNFIYATHGEWYFGEVYCKFHNFFPVTAVFASIYSMTAIAVDRYMAIIHPLKPRLSATATKVVILCVWALAVILAFPLCFYSTTRTMPRRTVCYVAWPRSAEDSFMYHIIVTVLVYMLPLVVMGITYTIVGVTLWGGEIPGDSSDNYVGQLRAKRKGPRVWGKRGEEHNPHCLRSSVKFPQPVMVWGAMVNAAIYQEVLEQLMLPADQLYGDADFIFQEDLAPTHSAGYFTAFSY; from the exons ATGGCCGTTCCTCAGAACGGCTCAAACGTAACGCGTAATTTTACGAATCAGTTCGTGCAGCCGCCGTGGCGGGTCGCGGTCTGGTCGGTCGCGTACAGCTCCGTGCTCGCAGTCGCCGTGTTCGGAAACCTCATCGTTATATGGATCATTTTGGCCCATAAACGGATGCGCACCGTTACTAACTATTTCTTGCTCAACCTGGCGTTCTCCGACGCCGCGATGGCCGCCTTCAACACGCTCGTTAACTTCATTTACGCCACGCACGGAGAGTGGTACTTTGGAGAGGTGTACTGCAAGTTCCACAACTTCTTTCCCGTGACCGCCGTGTTTGCCAGCATTTACTCCATGACAGCGATTGCAGTCGACAG GTACATGGCCATAATTCACCCTCTGAAGCCTCGTCTGTCAGCTACTGCTACTAAAGTGGTGATTCTCTGTGTTTGGGCCCTGGCTGTGATTTTGGCTTTCCCGTTGTGTTTCTACTCTACCACGAGAACTATGCCTCGCAGAACCGTCTGCTACGTTGCCTGGCCGAGATCTGCTGAGGACTCGTTCAT GTATCATATCATAGTAACGGTGCTGGTGTACATGCTGCCCCTAGTGGTGATGGGTATCACCTACACTATAGTCGGGGTGACGCTTTGGGGAGGAGAGATTCCTGGAGATTCATCGGACAATTATGTTGGACAACTGCGTGCTAAAAGGAAG ggtcccagagtctggggGAAAAGAGGAGAGGAGCACAATCCACATTGCTTGAGGTctagtgtaaagtttccacagccagtgatggtttggggtgccatggtCAACGCAGccatataccaggaagttttggAGCAACTCATGCTtcctgctgaccaactttatggagatgcagatttcatttttcaaGAGGACTTGGCACCTACACACAGTGcaggatacttcaccgctttttcatattaa